The DNA sequence TGCCGAAGATCGAGCTGATGTTGATCACCGAGGCATGATCAGAATGCTTCAGCGCTGTCGCAGCGGTCTTCATGCCGAGGAAGACACCGGTCTGGTCGATGGCGATGGTGCTTTCCCAGTCCTCGAGCGAGGTCTCCTCGATCGGGGCCAAGTCACCCTTGCCGGCATTGTTCACCAGGATGTCGAGGTGGCCGAACCGCTCCACCGTCGCCGCGATCGCCGCGTCCCAGTCCTCTTCTCTGGCCACGTCCAGGTGCGCGTACTCTGCACCGACGATGCTTGCCGCAGCGGCCGTGCCCGCCTCGTCGTTGAAATCGGTGAGCATGACCGAAGCACCTTCATCGGCCAGCCGCTGCGCCGTCGCCAGGCCGATTCCGCTGGCCGCACCGGTCACCAGCGCCACCCGACCTTCGAGTCTTTTCATGAGCGTGTAGTTCCTTCCACGATTGAGATCCGTCACCACCAGCCTTACCGAGGCGACGACGGCCCGGAAGGGTCATAGGTCCCGCTGACGCGGGTGAACCAACCCGCCGCGGCGGAGTGGTTCATACTGGAACCACTCAAGGGGGGTTGTGTTGATCTTCGACTTCTGTGTCATCGGAGCCGGTATCGTCGGGTTGTCCACGGCGCTCAACCTGCTGCGGCAGCGGCCCGGCGCCAGCATCCTGATCCTGGAGAAGGAGCCGCGGATCGCCCAGCACCAGACCGGGCACAACTCGGGTGTGATCCATTCGGGCATCTACTACACGCCGGGAAGCCTGAAGGCTGACCTGTGCCGCCGGGGGGCTCAGGCCACCAAGGAGTTCTGCGCCGAGCATGACATTCCCGTACGCACGCAGGGCAAGCTGCTCGTTGCCACCACCGAACAGGATCTCCAGCGGCTGGCCGATCTGGAGGAGCGATCCAAGATCAACAACATCGAGGCCGAGCGACTCTCGGCTGCCGAGCTTCAGGAGCTCGAGCCGCAGGTGGCTGGGCTGGGGGCGCTGCTGGTGCCGGCCACCGGCAGCGTGGACTACGGCAGGGTGTCCGAGGCGATGCGGGGCGAGATCGAGCAGGCAGGCGGGCTCGTGCGCCTCGGCGTCCAGGTGGACGGCATCTTCGAGTCGCTGTCCGAGGTCACCATCAGTTCCGGTGATGAGCGGTGGACTGCTCGCCAGCTGGTGGTCTGCGGTGGGCTGCAGGCGGACCGGCTGGCACGGTTGGCCGGGCTGGCGTCGGCGGCCCGGATCGTCCCCTTCCGGGGTGAGTACTTCCGGCTGCCGGATCATCGCCGCACGATCGTCAGCCACCTGATCTATCCGGTACCCGATCCCGCTCTGCCCTTCCTCGGCGTTCACCTGACCCCGATGGTTGACGGTACGGTCACGCTGGGACCGAACGCCGTGCTCGGCCTGTCCCGGGAGGGGTATCGCAAGGGGGCGCTGTCGGTTGCAGACATCCGCGACATCCTCGGTTTCGCCGGCTTCTGGCGGGTGGCCCGCAAGCACGCCCGGACGGGTGTCGTGGAGGTGCGCAACTCGCTGTTCCGGCGTGGGTACCTGGCCGCCTGCCGCCGCTACTGCCCCAGTCTGGAGCTCAGCGACCTGCTCCCGTACGAGGCGGGCATCCGTGCCCAGGCCGTACTGCCGGACGGCACCCTGGTCCACGACTTCGTCTTCGAGCAGACCGACCGGATGCTGCACGTGCTGAACGCGCCCTCGCCCGCGGCCACCTCCGCGCTGCCGATCGGGGAGATGATCGCCGACCGCTGCCTCGCCCTCCGCCGCTGACCCTGCGCGCCGCCCCCTAGTTCCCCGCTCCACGGGGTCGCTTTCCGCTCCACGGGCTCATTCGCTGGCCCCTCCCGTGCTCGTTTCCCGCCCCACGTGCTTGCCGCGGCCCCCTCCCGTGCTCGTGCCCCGGCCCCGTGCAAAAACTCGACAGGCCGCGACTTTTCTAGGTCGGAGATCGCTTTCCGTGCCTTAGAAGTCGTCAGACCGCGACTTTTCGACCTCGCGGGCTGCCGCGCCCCCCTGCCCCGTCTCCCACCCGTACGAGAAGTCGTCACGTGATGACTTTTCGACCGTTGGGAGCCCACCCCCGCCCTAAGAAGTCGTCAGACCTCGACTTCTGGCGACCGACCAGATCCGCCCCGCTCACAAAAGTCGTCAGACCGCGACTTCTCGACCCCCCCGGGTCCTCCCGCTCACAAAAGTCGTCACACCGCGACTTCTCAACCGACCCCAACCCTCCCCGCCCCACAGAAGTCGTCACACCGCGACTTTTCGCTCCCGGAAATCGCTCCCCCGACCACAAATGTCGCGATCTGCTGAGTTTTCGAAGGGGCCCCGCAAAGCGTTCGCGCCCCCTCGACCAGCACGCCCACCGCTTCAGTCCACCCTCCGGCGATTCCCGCAAGGTGCGGCGGCCGGGTTCCTGACTGGGTACGGTGGGTCCATGCAGCGCCGCCGACCAGCTGAGACGCCGTGACGGAGGTGGACGATCCGGTCGTCCTGGTCGATCCCCAGGGCGAGCCGATCGGCGAACACCCGAAGTCCACGGTGCACCATGCCGCGACGCCACTGCACCTGGCCTTCTCCCTCTACCTGTTCAACGCGTCGGGCCAGCTGCTGCTCACTCGACGTGCACTCTCCAAAGCCACCTGGCCCGGCGTCTGGACCAACAGCTGCTGTGGGCATCCGCTGCCGGGTGAGGAGTTCGAGTCGGCTATCCGTCGTCGGCTGGGCACCGAGCTCGGGATGGACGTGACCGACCTCCGCTGCGCGCTGCCGGACTTCGCCTACACGGCTCAAGATGCGAGCGGCATCCGGGAAAATGAGATCTGTCCCGTTTTTGTTGGTGCTCCGGTGCATCCGAACAGGGGTCCGGATCCGAATCCAGAGGAAGTCATGGATTGGAGTTGGGTGCCCTGGCGGGATGCGGTCGCCGCGATGTCGGCGACGCCGTTCGCCTTCAGC is a window from the Microlunatus panaciterrae genome containing:
- a CDS encoding SDR family NAD(P)-dependent oxidoreductase, coding for MKRLEGRVALVTGAASGIGLATAQRLADEGASVMLTDFNDEAGTAAAASIVGAEYAHLDVAREEDWDAAIAATVERFGHLDILVNNAGKGDLAPIEETSLEDWESTIAIDQTGVFLGMKTAATALKHSDHASVINISSIFGTSGGFGTTPAYHAAKGAVRTLTKNTALHWAQQGIRVNSIHPGFIDTPLLDQARGTPFEQAMIDLTPMGRLGQPDEIAAGVAYLASDDASFVTGLELYIDGGYIAR
- the lhgO gene encoding L-2-hydroxyglutarate oxidase; translation: MLIFDFCVIGAGIVGLSTALNLLRQRPGASILILEKEPRIAQHQTGHNSGVIHSGIYYTPGSLKADLCRRGAQATKEFCAEHDIPVRTQGKLLVATTEQDLQRLADLEERSKINNIEAERLSAAELQELEPQVAGLGALLVPATGSVDYGRVSEAMRGEIEQAGGLVRLGVQVDGIFESLSEVTISSGDERWTARQLVVCGGLQADRLARLAGLASAARIVPFRGEYFRLPDHRRTIVSHLIYPVPDPALPFLGVHLTPMVDGTVTLGPNAVLGLSREGYRKGALSVADIRDILGFAGFWRVARKHARTGVVEVRNSLFRRGYLAACRRYCPSLELSDLLPYEAGIRAQAVLPDGTLVHDFVFEQTDRMLHVLNAPSPAATSALPIGEMIADRCLALRR
- the idi gene encoding isopentenyl-diphosphate Delta-isomerase → MTEVDDPVVLVDPQGEPIGEHPKSTVHHAATPLHLAFSLYLFNASGQLLLTRRALSKATWPGVWTNSCCGHPLPGEEFESAIRRRLGTELGMDVTDLRCALPDFAYTAQDASGIRENEICPVFVGAPVHPNRGPDPNPEEVMDWSWVPWRDAVAAMSATPFAFSPWAVRQVSQLATSSSP